From a single Callithrix jacchus isolate 240 chromosome 5, calJac240_pri, whole genome shotgun sequence genomic region:
- the BPIFB1 gene encoding BPI fold-containing family B member 1: protein MPGKMAGPWTFTLLCSLLAATMIQATLSPTGVLILGPKVIKEKLTQELKDHHAASILQQLPLLSAIQEKPAGGIPVLGSLVNTILKRIIWLKVTTANILQLQVKPSANDQQLLVRIPLDMVAGLNTPLVKTIVEFQMETEAQAIVHMDTSARGPTRLVLSDCATSQGSLRIQLLNKLSLPVNSLAQQLMNLLVPALPQLVKNQLCPVLEASFNDMYAELLQLVKVPIPLSTDHLEFDLLFPAIKGDTIQLYLGAKLLDSQGNVTKWFNNSATSLTVPTLDNTQFSLIVSQDIVKATVAAVLPAEEFMVLLDSVLPEMARRLKSSIGLISAKAADALGPTQIVKILTQDTPQFFMDQGRAKVAQLVVLEVFPSNEALRPLFTVGIEASSEAQFYTKDNRLILNLNNISSDRIKLMNSRIGWFQPDVLKNIITDILLSILVPNQNGKLRSGVPVSMVKALGFEAAESSLTQDALVLTPAALWKPSSPVSQ from the exons ATGCCTGGAAAGATGGCCGGCCCGTGGACCTTCACCCTTCTCTGCAGTTTGCTGGCAGCCACCATGATCCAAGCCACCCTCAGCCCCACTGGGGTTCTCATCCTCGGTCCAAAAGTCATCAAAGAAA AGCTGACACAGGAGCTGAAGGATCACCACGCCGCCAGCATCCTGCAGCAGCTGCCGCTGCTCAGTGCCATACAAGAGAAGCCAGCCGGGGGCATCCCTGTGCTGGGCAGCCTGGTGAACACCATCCTGAAGCGCATCATCTG GCTGAAGGTCACCACAGCTAACATCCTGCAGCTGCAGGTAAAGCCCTCGGCCAATGACCAACAGCTGCTTGTCAGGATCCCCCTGGACATGGTGGCCGGATTAAACAC GCCCCTGGTCAAGACCATCGTGGAGTTCCAAATGGAGACTGAGGCCCAAGCCATCGTCCACATGGACACCAGTGCACGTGGCCCCACCCGCCTGGTCCTCAGCGACTGTGCCACCAGCCAAGGGAGCCTGCGTATCCAACTGCTTAATAA GCTCTCCCTCCCGGTGAACTCCTTAGCTCAGCAGTTGATGAATCTCCTAGTGCCAGCCCTGCCTCAACTGGTGAAAAACCAG CTGTGTCCCGTGCTCGAGGCTTCCTTCAATGACATGTATGCAGAGCTCCTGCAGCTGGTGAAAG TGCCCATTCCCCTCAGCACTGACCATCTGGAGTTTGACCTTCTGTTTCCTGCCATCAAGGGCGACACCATTCAGCTCTACCTGGGG GCCAAGTTGTTGGACTCACAGGGAAATGTGACCAAATGGTTCAATAACTCTGCAACTTCGCTGACAGTGCCCACCCTGGACAACACTCAGTTCAGCCTCATCGTGAGTCAGGACATCGTGAAAGCTACGGTGGCTGCTGTGCTCCCTGCAGAAGAATTCATGGTCCTGTTGGACTCTGTG cttcctgagatgGCCCGTCGGCTGAAGTCAAGCATCGGGCTGATCAGTGCAAAG GCTGCAGATGCTCTGGGGCCCACCCAGATCGTGAAGATCCTAACTCAGGACACTCCACAGTTTTTTATGGACCAAGGCCGTGCCAAGGTGGCCCAGCTGGTTGTGCTGGAAGTGTTTCCCTCCAATGAAGCCCTCCGCCCTTTGTTCACCGTGGGCATT GAAGCCAGCTCGGAGGCTCAGTTTTACACCAAAGACAACCGACTAATACTCAACTTGAATAACATCAG TTCTGATCGGATTAAGCTGATGAACTCTAGGATCGGCTGGTTCCAA CCTGACGTTCTGAAAAACATCATCACAGACATCCTCCTCTCCATCCTGGTGCCGAACCAGAATG GCAAATTAAGATCTGGGGTCCCAGTGTCGATGGTGAAGGCCTTGGGATTTGAGGCAGCTGAGTCCTCACTGACCCAG GATGCCCTGGTGCTTACCCCAGCCGCCTTGTGGAAACCCAGCTCTCCTGTCTCCCAGTGA